The genomic window GAAGGGGAGCGCCTGGGTGATATGTGGATGAAGTTGCCTCAGGAATTCGACAGCCACTCGGTCGGCAGCTTCCAAGTCCCCATTCAACAAGGGCAGCGTCAAGCGCACAAAGGCTGCATCGGTAGGTCTCAAAAGGAGTGAGTTGACGGCCAGGTCCCACTTGACGGCGTACTCGCCGGTCAGGGCACCACCTCTTGTCTCGTACCAATAGTACATTAGTTGCTGCGAGTTCTGTTGAGCGATGACCAGGCGGTTGATGGTCCTGTTTTCTCCGGATTGCAGTTGAATCGTGAAGGGCTGGTGGTCTCTGATCCGCCAGCCACCACCCGGCAAACACTGACGTGGTGAGTGCATCTGACTGCCATACTCCTGCGAGGCAAAGTAGGCGACAAAAAGCCAGTAGTAGGTTCCGGACAAATCGCGATACAGCCTGAGAGTCGTGGTGTCGGCTTGCAGCACCTCATAGTTGAATTCCGGCAGCCTTCGCTCCTGCCCATAGTAGTCGGATGTTTCAAGCGGAATCGAGTCAAAGGTCGGCGGGCGATCCGGTGACTGTCGAACAAACCTGAGATAGTTACCGAAGATTCCACCTACCAGAATTATCATTGCGCTCAGTATAGCCGCTTTCATTCGAATATCCTTCTTAACAGCCCGGCAATCAGGGCAAGGAGAATAAAGGCAACGACAAAAACTATCAAACCCATTATCGAGTGTGTCGGCTCGACTGTGACATCGACCGATGCTCCATAGGCCAACACGGCCGAGACAAACACCCGGGCCACGTTGGCAATGATAGCTACCGGCGCCGTCGAGATAAACAGAAGCGTTCGGGCGCCGTTGTGCTTAAGCGTCAGGTAAGCATAGATCGCCCCCAACGCGGCCAGCGATACCAGAGATCGAATTCCGGAGCAGGCTTCGGCCACCTCCAGGGTGATACCGCCAAGATGGATGATATTACCCTGTCGCACGGCGCCGGCGCCGAGAAGGTTCAAGGTAGCAACGGTGATCTTCGAAGCAGCCAGTTGCATGGGTAAGGTTGCCGAGTAGTAAATCACGTATGGAATTGGGATCATGAAAACCAAAAAGGCCAACTCA from Candidatus Zixiibacteriota bacterium includes these protein-coding regions:
- a CDS encoding EpsI family protein yields the protein MKAAILSAMIILVGGIFGNYLRFVRQSPDRPPTFDSIPLETSDYYGQERRLPEFNYEVLQADTTTLRLYRDLSGTYYWLFVAYFASQEYGSQMHSPRQCLPGGGWRIRDHQPFTIQLQSGENRTINRLVIAQQNSQQLMYYWYETRGGALTGEYAVKWDLAVNSLLLRPTDAAFVRLTLPLLNGDLEAADRVAVEFLRQLHPHITQALPFHN
- a CDS encoding exosortase/archaeosortase family protein, translated to MNAVKTNSGTTPRGWWLPFAALALIYLPALIDLVVNWYEDANYSHGFLIPFMSGYLLYRKRQLLAANVGRIDASGLWLVAAGMFLFIVANGAAEYFTIRFSLVVTLFGLVYFLFGSKMIRCCWFELAFLVFMIPIPYVIYYSATLPMQLAASKITVATLNLLGAGAVRQGNIIHLGGITLEVAEACSGIRSLVSLAALGAIYAYLTLKHNGARTLLFISTAPVAIIANVARVFVSAVLAYGASVDVTVEPTHSIMGLIVFVVAFILLALIAGLLRRIFE